A section of the Citrobacter farmeri genome encodes:
- the hisD gene encoding histidinol dehydrogenase encodes MSFSTIINWNTCSPEQQRELLMRPAISASDSISRTVSEILDNVKARGDDALREYSAKFDKTEVAALRVTAEEITAASARLSDDLKQAMAVAVQNIETFHNAQKIQTVDVETQPGVRCQQVTRPVASVGLYIPGGSAPLFSTVLMLATPARIAGCKKVVLCSPPPIADEILYAAQLCGVQEIFNVGGAQAIAALAFGSESVPKVDKIFGPGNAFVTEAKRQVSQRLDGAAIDMPAGPSEVLVIADSGATPDFVASDLLSQAEHGPDSQVILLTPDADIAGRVALAVERQLAELPRAETARQALSASRLIVTKDVAQCIAISNLYGPEHLIIQTRNARELVDDITSAGSVFLGDWSPESAGDYASGTNHVLPTYGYTATCSSLGLADFQKRMTVQELSKAGFSALASTIETLAAAERLTAHKNAVTLRVNALKEQA; translated from the coding sequence ATGAGCTTTAGCACAATCATTAACTGGAACACCTGTTCCCCCGAGCAGCAGCGTGAATTACTGATGCGCCCGGCGATTTCTGCGTCTGACAGCATCTCTCGTACCGTGAGTGAGATTCTGGATAATGTCAAAGCCCGTGGTGATGACGCCCTGCGCGAATACAGCGCAAAGTTTGATAAAACCGAGGTTGCGGCGCTGAGGGTAACCGCAGAAGAGATAACCGCCGCCAGCGCACGACTGAGCGACGATCTCAAGCAAGCGATGGCCGTCGCGGTGCAAAATATTGAGACCTTCCACAACGCGCAAAAAATACAGACCGTCGATGTAGAAACCCAGCCAGGTGTACGCTGTCAGCAGGTGACGCGTCCGGTGGCATCCGTCGGTTTATATATTCCAGGGGGTTCCGCTCCACTCTTTTCTACCGTACTGATGCTTGCCACGCCAGCGCGCATTGCGGGATGTAAAAAGGTTGTGCTGTGTTCCCCGCCGCCAATTGCCGATGAAATTCTCTATGCGGCGCAACTGTGCGGTGTGCAGGAGATCTTTAACGTTGGCGGCGCGCAGGCCATTGCCGCTCTGGCATTTGGCAGCGAATCCGTACCGAAAGTGGACAAAATTTTTGGCCCCGGAAACGCGTTTGTGACCGAAGCGAAGCGCCAGGTTAGCCAGCGTCTCGACGGCGCAGCGATTGATATGCCAGCCGGTCCTTCTGAAGTGCTGGTGATTGCTGACAGCGGCGCAACGCCAGATTTCGTCGCCTCCGATCTGCTTTCGCAGGCGGAACACGGCCCGGACTCACAGGTGATTCTGCTGACCCCGGATGCCGATATCGCCGGTCGCGTTGCGCTGGCCGTTGAACGCCAACTGGCTGAACTCCCGCGTGCGGAAACGGCACGTCAGGCGCTCAGCGCCAGTCGATTGATTGTGACAAAAGATGTGGCGCAGTGTATTGCCATTTCGAACCTGTATGGTCCTGAGCACTTAATTATCCAGACCCGCAACGCCCGCGAACTGGTTGATGACATCACCAGCGCCGGTTCGGTGTTCCTCGGCGACTGGTCGCCGGAATCAGCGGGCGATTACGCCTCCGGGACTAACCATGTGCTGCCGACCTACGGGTATACGGCCACCTGTTCCAGCCTCGGACTGGCGGATTTCCAGAAGCGTATGACGGTTCAGGAACTGTCAAAAGCGGGATTCTCTGCGCTCGCTTCAACTATTGAGACTCTGGCGGCGGCTGAACGCCTGACCGCTCACAAAAATGCCGTCACCCTGCGTGTCAACGCCCTGAAGGAGCAAGCATGA
- the hisG gene encoding ATP phosphoribosyltransferase, with translation MLDNTRLRIAIQKSGRLSDDSRELLARCGIKINLHTQRLIAMAENMPIDILRVRDDDIPGLVMDGVVDLGIIGENVLEEELLNRRAQGEDPRYFTLRRLDFGGCRLSLATPVDETWNGPAALDGKRIATSYPHLLKRYLDQKGVSFKSCLLNGSVEVAPRAGLADAICDLVSTGATLEANGLREVEVIYRSKACLIQRDGEMTDAKQQLVDKLLTRIQGVIQARESKYIMMHAPSERLEEVIALLPGAERPTILPLAGDQQRVAMHMVSSETLFWETMEKLKALGASSILVLPIEKMME, from the coding sequence ATGTTAGATAACACCCGTTTACGCATAGCTATTCAGAAATCAGGTCGTTTGAGCGATGACTCACGCGAATTACTCGCCCGCTGTGGGATTAAAATTAACTTACACACCCAGCGCCTGATTGCGATGGCAGAGAATATGCCAATTGATATTCTGCGCGTGCGTGACGACGATATCCCCGGTCTGGTGATGGACGGCGTCGTTGACCTGGGCATCATCGGCGAAAACGTTCTGGAAGAGGAACTGCTGAACCGCCGTGCCCAGGGCGAAGACCCGCGCTACTTTACGCTGCGTCGCCTCGACTTCGGCGGTTGTCGCCTTTCTCTGGCAACGCCGGTCGATGAAACCTGGAATGGCCCCGCCGCGCTGGATGGTAAACGCATCGCTACCTCTTATCCCCACCTGCTCAAACGTTATCTCGACCAGAAAGGCGTCTCCTTTAAATCCTGTCTGCTGAACGGTTCTGTGGAAGTGGCTCCGCGCGCGGGCCTCGCCGATGCCATCTGCGATCTGGTATCGACCGGTGCGACGCTGGAAGCCAACGGTCTTCGCGAAGTGGAAGTGATTTATCGCTCTAAAGCCTGCCTGATCCAGCGTGACGGCGAGATGACCGATGCCAAGCAGCAACTGGTTGATAAACTGCTGACCCGTATTCAGGGCGTTATCCAGGCGCGCGAATCGAAGTACATCATGATGCACGCGCCAAGCGAGCGTCTGGAAGAAGTGATCGCCCTGCTGCCGGGCGCAGAACGCCCGACCATTCTGCCGCTGGCTGGCGATCAACAGCGCGTGGCGATGCACATGGTCAGCAGCGAAACCCTGTTCTGGGAGACAATGGAAAAACTGAAAGCGCTCGGCGCCAGCTCGATTCTGGTGCTGCCGATTGAGAAGATGATGGAGTGA
- the hisL gene encoding his operon leader peptide codes for MTRVQFKHHHHHHHPD; via the coding sequence ATGACACGCGTTCAATTTAAACACCACCATCATCACCATCATCCTGACTAG
- a CDS encoding SDR family oxidoreductase yields MKKVAVVGLGWLGMPLAMSLTARGWQVTGSKTTQDGVEAARMSGIEGYPLRLEPELVCETDDLDALMDVDALVITLPARRSGPGEDFYLQAMQELVDSALAYRIPRIIFTSSTSVYGDVQGTVKEGTARNPVTASGRVLKELEDWLHNLPGTSVDILRLAGLVGPGRHPGRFFAGKTAPDGEHGVNLVHLEDVIAAITLLLQAPKGGHIYNICAPSHPARNVFYPQMARLLGMEPPQFRDSADNGKGKIIDGSRICNELGFEYQYPDPLVMPLE; encoded by the coding sequence ATGAAAAAGGTCGCAGTTGTCGGTTTAGGATGGTTAGGCATGCCGCTGGCGATGTCACTTACTGCCAGAGGCTGGCAGGTGACGGGGAGCAAAACCACCCAGGATGGCGTGGAAGCGGCCAGAATGAGCGGGATCGAAGGGTATCCGCTACGGCTCGAGCCTGAGCTGGTGTGTGAAACAGATGACCTGGATGCGCTGATGGATGTTGATGCGCTGGTGATTACATTACCGGCTCGTCGCAGCGGTCCGGGAGAAGACTTCTATTTGCAGGCGATGCAGGAGCTGGTGGACAGTGCGCTGGCGTATCGTATTCCGCGCATTATCTTTACCAGTTCGACCTCCGTCTATGGCGACGTGCAGGGGACGGTGAAAGAGGGAACGGCGCGTAATCCAGTCACCGCCAGTGGTCGCGTGTTAAAAGAACTGGAAGACTGGTTGCATAATTTACCGGGTACGTCGGTCGATATCCTGCGTCTGGCCGGGCTGGTAGGGCCTGGACGTCACCCGGGCCGCTTCTTCGCCGGTAAAACTGCCCCTGACGGTGAACACGGCGTCAATCTGGTCCATCTGGAAGATGTTATCGCCGCCATCACGCTGCTGTTACAGGCACCGAAAGGGGGACACATCTATAATATATGTGCGCCTTCGCATCCTGCCCGAAATGTATTTTATCCGCAGATGGCGCGTCTGCTGGGAATGGAGCCGCCGCAGTTCCGTGATTCTGCGGATAACGGTAAAGGTAAAATTATAGATGGCAGCCGGATCTGTAATGAGCTTGGGTTTGAATACCAGTATCCCGATCCGCTGGTGATGCCGTTGGAGTAA
- a CDS encoding LysR substrate-binding domain-containing protein, translating to MKPLLDVLIILDALEKEGSFAAASAKLYKTPSALSYTVHRLESDLNIQILDRSGHRARFTRTGQMLLEKGREVLHTVRELEKQAIKLHEGWENELVIGVDDTFPFSLLAPLIESFYQHHSVTRLKFINGVLGGSWDALTQGRADIIVGAMHEPPSSSDVSVARLGELEQVFAVAPHHPLAQEVEPLSRSTIKRYRAIVVGDSSSLSSATATQLLDDQEAITVFDFKTKLELQISGLGCGYLPRYLAQRFLESGALIEKKVAAQILFEPVWMGWNEQTAGLASVWWRDAILANSAIAGVYTKDETNKSNI from the coding sequence ATGAAACCACTGCTGGATGTGCTCATTATTCTCGATGCCCTTGAAAAAGAGGGCAGCTTTGCGGCGGCGTCGGCCAAACTGTATAAGACGCCGTCGGCACTCAGTTATACCGTCCACCGCCTGGAAAGCGATCTCAACATTCAGATCCTCGATCGCAGCGGTCATCGCGCCAGGTTCACGCGTACAGGACAAATGCTGCTGGAAAAAGGCCGGGAAGTCTTGCATACCGTGCGGGAGCTGGAAAAGCAGGCGATTAAACTCCACGAAGGTTGGGAAAATGAGCTGGTCATTGGCGTAGACGATACGTTCCCTTTTTCTCTGCTTGCCCCACTGATTGAATCCTTTTATCAACATCACAGCGTAACGCGTCTGAAGTTCATTAACGGCGTGCTGGGGGGATCGTGGGATGCGCTGACTCAGGGCAGGGCGGACATTATTGTCGGCGCGATGCATGAACCGCCCTCATCCAGCGACGTTAGCGTTGCGCGTCTGGGTGAACTGGAACAGGTTTTTGCTGTCGCGCCGCACCATCCTCTGGCTCAGGAGGTGGAGCCGTTGAGCCGCAGTACCATCAAACGCTATCGCGCAATTGTGGTTGGTGACAGTTCGTCTCTCTCTTCTGCAACCGCGACGCAACTGCTTGATGACCAGGAGGCGATCACCGTCTTCGATTTTAAAACCAAACTGGAACTGCAAATCAGCGGTCTGGGATGCGGCTATCTGCCACGCTATCTGGCGCAACGCTTCCTGGAAAGTGGGGCGCTGATCGAGAAAAAAGTGGCGGCACAAATACTCTTTGAACCAGTGTGGATGGGGTGGAATGAGCAGACGGCAGGTCTCGCCAGCGTCTGGTGGCGGGATGCAATTTTAGCAAATAGTGCTATTGCCGGCGTCTACACAAAAGACGAGACAAACAAATCAAACATTTAA
- the yoeI gene encoding membrane protein YoeI — MGQFFAYATAFAVKGNDHVA, encoded by the coding sequence ATGGGGCAATTTTTTGCTTACGCGACGGCATTCGCCGTAAAGGGGAATGACCATGTCGCATAA
- a CDS encoding APC family permease — translation MSHNATPKTSRVELRKTLTLIPVVMMGLAYMQPMTLFDTFGIVSGLTDGHVATAYAFALIAILFTALSYGKLVRRFPSAGSAYTYAQKSISPTVGFMVGWSSLLDYLFMPMINILLAKIYFEALVPSVPSWIFVVALVAFMTISNLRSIKTVANFNTLIVILQMGIVAVIVGLIIYGVSNGEGAGTLTSTRPFWSEGAHVVPMITGATILCFSFLGFDGISSLSEETKDAERVIPKAIFLTALIGGLVFIGASYFLQLYFPDISRFKDPDASQPEIMLYVAGKTFQWGVLIFSSVTVLASGMAAHAGVSRLMYVMGRDGVFPTRFFGYIHPKWRTPAWNVLLVGAIALMAIKFDLVTATALINFGALVAFTFVNLSVISQFWIREKRNKTLKDHFNYLVLPVCGALTVGALWINLEESSMVLGLIWAGIGLVYLACVTKSFRNPVPQYEDIAQ, via the coding sequence ATGTCGCATAACGCTACTCCAAAAACCTCTCGCGTGGAATTGCGTAAAACGCTTACGCTGATTCCGGTTGTCATGATGGGTCTTGCCTATATGCAGCCAATGACGCTGTTCGATACGTTTGGTATCGTTTCAGGCCTCACTGACGGTCACGTTGCAACGGCTTACGCCTTTGCGCTGATCGCAATTCTTTTTACTGCGTTGAGCTACGGTAAACTGGTTCGCCGTTTCCCGTCTGCAGGCTCGGCGTATACCTATGCCCAGAAATCCATTAGCCCGACCGTTGGCTTTATGGTGGGCTGGTCATCCCTGCTGGACTATCTGTTCATGCCGATGATCAACATTCTGCTGGCTAAAATTTACTTTGAAGCGCTGGTGCCGTCTGTGCCATCGTGGATCTTCGTTGTTGCGCTGGTGGCCTTTATGACCATTTCTAACCTGCGTAGCATCAAGACCGTGGCGAACTTCAATACCCTGATTGTGATCCTGCAGATGGGTATTGTGGCGGTGATTGTTGGCCTGATCATCTACGGTGTCTCCAACGGCGAAGGGGCCGGTACGCTGACCAGCACCCGTCCGTTCTGGTCGGAAGGTGCACACGTTGTGCCGATGATTACCGGGGCAACGATTCTGTGCTTCTCGTTCCTGGGCTTCGACGGTATCTCCTCGCTGTCTGAAGAGACTAAAGATGCAGAGCGCGTGATCCCGAAAGCTATTTTCCTGACGGCGCTGATTGGCGGTCTGGTGTTCATCGGTGCCTCTTACTTCCTGCAACTGTACTTCCCGGATATTTCTCGCTTTAAGGATCCGGATGCGTCTCAGCCGGAAATCATGCTCTATGTGGCGGGTAAAACCTTCCAGTGGGGCGTGCTGATTTTCTCCAGCGTGACCGTTCTGGCTTCCGGTATGGCGGCACATGCAGGCGTCTCTCGTCTGATGTACGTGATGGGTCGTGATGGTGTATTCCCGACGCGTTTCTTCGGCTACATTCATCCGAAGTGGCGTACCCCGGCATGGAACGTGCTGCTGGTTGGGGCGATTGCCCTGATGGCGATTAAATTTGACCTGGTGACGGCGACGGCGCTGATCAACTTCGGCGCGCTGGTGGCGTTTACCTTCGTGAACCTGTCTGTGATTTCACAGTTCTGGATCCGCGAAAAACGCAACAAGACGCTGAAAGACCATTTCAACTATCTGGTGTTGCCGGTCTGTGGCGCGCTGACCGTTGGCGCTCTGTGGATCAACCTGGAAGAGAGTTCTATGGTTCTGGGCCTGATCTGGGCCGGCATCGGTCTGGTGTATCTGGCTTGCGTGACCAAAAGCTTCCGCAACCCGGTTCCGCAGTACGAAGATATCGCACAGTAA
- the tsuA gene encoding thiosulfate utilization transporter TsuA/YeeE, with product MFSMILSGVICGALLGFVMQRGRFCLTGGFRDMYIAKNNRMFYALLIAISIQSVGAFALIQAGVIRYDAGAFPWLGTVVGGYIFGIGIVYAGGCATGTWYRAGEGLIGSWIALVTYMVMSAVMRSPHASGLNQTLKTYSTEHNSIADTLNLSVWPLIAVLLVVTLWVVSKELKKPKLKVASLPPRRTGLAHILFEKRWHPFVTAVLIGLIALLAWPLSEATGRMFGLGITSPTANILQFLVAGDSKFLNWGVFLVLGIFLGSFIAAKASREFRVRAADAATTLRSGFGGILMGFGASIAGGCSIGNGLVMTAMMTWQGWVGLVFMILGVWTASWIVFVRPQRKARLATAAAN from the coding sequence ATGTTTTCAATGATTTTGAGCGGGGTTATCTGCGGCGCGTTGCTGGGTTTTGTGATGCAACGCGGTCGATTCTGTCTGACCGGTGGTTTCCGCGATATGTATATCGCCAAAAACAACCGCATGTTCTATGCGCTGCTGATCGCGATTTCCATACAGAGCGTCGGCGCTTTTGCCCTGATTCAGGCGGGGGTGATCCGCTATGATGCAGGCGCGTTCCCGTGGCTTGGCACCGTTGTCGGCGGTTACATCTTTGGGATTGGGATTGTTTATGCAGGCGGATGCGCCACCGGAACCTGGTATCGTGCGGGTGAGGGGCTAATCGGCAGCTGGATAGCACTGGTGACCTACATGGTGATGAGCGCGGTGATGCGTTCGCCTCATGCCAGCGGTTTAAACCAGACGCTCAAGACGTACAGCACGGAGCACAACTCCATTGCCGACACCCTGAACCTCTCGGTCTGGCCGCTGATTGCGGTTCTGCTGGTGGTAACGCTCTGGGTGGTCAGCAAAGAGCTGAAAAAGCCAAAACTGAAAGTGGCTTCTTTGCCGCCGCGCCGTACCGGGCTTGCACATATTTTGTTTGAAAAACGCTGGCACCCGTTCGTGACGGCAGTGCTGATTGGTCTTATCGCACTGCTGGCATGGCCGTTGAGCGAAGCCACGGGGCGTATGTTTGGGCTCGGGATCACTTCGCCGACGGCAAACATTCTGCAGTTCCTGGTGGCGGGAGACAGTAAATTCCTCAACTGGGGCGTTTTCCTGGTGCTGGGGATTTTCCTCGGTTCGTTCATTGCAGCAAAAGCCAGTCGCGAATTCCGCGTGCGGGCTGCCGATGCGGCAACCACGCTGCGCAGTGGTTTCGGTGGGATCCTGATGGGCTTTGGCGCCAGCATAGCCGGCGGTTGCTCTATCGGTAACGGTCTGGTAATGACAGCGATGATGACCTGGCAGGGCTGGGTTGGCCTGGTATTTATGATCCTTGGCGTCTGGACCGCGTCGTGGATTGTGTTTGTACGACCGCAGCGTAAAGCCCGTCTGGCAACCGCTGCGGCAAATTAA
- the tsuB gene encoding thiosulfate utilization sulfurtransferase TsuB/YeeD has product MAIKKLDVVTQVCPFPLIEAKAALAEMASGDQLVIEFDCTQATEAIPQWAAEEGHAITDFQQVGDAAWSITVQKA; this is encoded by the coding sequence ATGGCGATTAAAAAACTGGACGTGGTCACGCAGGTTTGCCCGTTCCCACTGATTGAAGCAAAAGCTGCGCTGGCCGAGATGGCGAGCGGTGATCAACTGGTAATTGAATTTGATTGCACCCAGGCAACCGAAGCGATCCCTCAGTGGGCGGCGGAAGAGGGGCATGCGATTACGGATTTTCAGCAGGTTGGCGATGCCGCCTGGAGCATCACCGTACAGAAAGCGTGA
- the sbcB gene encoding exodeoxyribonuclease I, which produces MNDGKQQPTFLFHDYETFGVHPALDRPAQFAALRTDSEFNVIGEPEVFYCKPADDYLPQPGAVMVTGITPQEAREKGDNEAEFAARIHALFTVPKTCIIGYNNVRFDDEVTRNVLYRNFYDPYAWSWQHDNSRWDLLDVMRACYALRPEGINWPENDDGLPSFRLEHLTKANGIEHSNAHDAMADVYATIAMAQLVKSRQPRLFEYLYTHRNKHKLAALIDVPQMKPLVHVSGMFGAWRGNTSWVAPLAWHPDNRNAVIMVDLAGDISPLLELDSDTLRERLYTAKADLGDNAAVPLKLVHINKCPVLAQANTLRPEDADRLGINRQHCLDNLKILRENPQVRDNVVAVFAQAEPFTPSDNVDAQLYNGFFSDADRAAMKIVLETDPQNLPALDITFVDPRIEKLLFNYRARNFPGTLDEAEQQRWLEHRRQVFTPEYLQRYADELQVLYQEYADDKEKQALLKALWQYAEEIV; this is translated from the coding sequence ATGAATGACGGCAAGCAGCAACCCACCTTTCTTTTTCACGATTACGAAACCTTTGGCGTTCACCCGGCGCTCGACAGACCTGCGCAATTTGCCGCCCTGCGTACCGATAGCGAATTCAATGTCATCGGCGAGCCAGAGGTGTTTTACTGCAAACCTGCGGATGACTACTTGCCTCAGCCTGGCGCCGTAATGGTCACCGGGATCACCCCTCAGGAAGCGCGGGAGAAAGGTGACAATGAAGCGGAGTTTGCCGCGCGGATCCACGCGCTGTTTACGGTGCCGAAAACCTGCATTATTGGCTACAACAACGTGCGTTTCGACGACGAGGTCACACGTAACGTGCTGTACCGCAACTTCTACGATCCCTACGCCTGGAGCTGGCAGCATGATAATTCACGCTGGGATCTGCTGGACGTTATGCGCGCCTGCTACGCCCTGCGCCCGGAAGGCATCAACTGGCCGGAAAACGACGACGGGCTTCCCAGTTTTCGCCTGGAGCATCTGACGAAAGCGAATGGTATTGAACACAGCAACGCGCACGATGCGATGGCGGACGTCTATGCCACCATTGCCATGGCGCAACTGGTGAAGTCACGTCAGCCGCGTCTGTTTGAGTATCTCTATACGCACCGCAACAAGCACAAGCTTGCCGCGCTGATTGATGTGCCGCAAATGAAGCCGCTGGTGCATGTTTCTGGCATGTTTGGCGCATGGCGCGGCAACACCAGCTGGGTTGCGCCGCTGGCCTGGCATCCGGATAACCGTAATGCAGTGATTATGGTTGATCTGGCCGGTGATATTTCGCCATTGCTGGAACTGGACAGCGACACCCTGCGCGAACGTCTGTACACCGCCAAAGCCGATCTGGGCGATAACGCCGCCGTGCCGCTGAAGCTGGTACACATCAATAAATGCCCGGTGCTGGCGCAGGCTAACACGCTGCGTCCCGAAGATGCCGATCGTCTGGGGATTAATCGTCAGCACTGTCTCGATAATCTGAAAATACTGCGTGAAAATCCGCAGGTGCGTGACAACGTGGTCGCTGTCTTTGCGCAAGCGGAACCTTTCACGCCGTCTGACAACGTGGATGCCCAGCTCTATAACGGCTTCTTCAGCGATGCTGACCGGGCGGCGATGAAGATTGTGCTGGAAACTGACCCGCAGAACCTGCCGGCGCTGGATATCACCTTTGTCGACCCGCGGATTGAGAAACTGTTGTTCAACTACCGGGCGCGTAACTTCCCCGGTACGCTGGATGAGGCAGAACAGCAGCGCTGGCTGGAACACCGTCGCCAGGTCTTTACGCCGGAATATTTACAGCGCTACGCCGATGAGTTGCAGGTGTTGTATCAGGAATATGCGGATGATAAAGAGAAGCAGGCACTGCTGAAGGCGCTGTGGCAGTACGCGGAGGAGATCGTCTGA
- the dacD gene encoding serine-type D-Ala-D-Ala carboxypeptidase DacD, translated as MLLKPRQFIAASLLVMNLSSAFAATSANFAPPPPSIEAGSWVLMDYTTGQILTAGNEHQQRNPASLTKLMTGYVVDRAIDSQRITPDDIVTVGRDAWAKDNPVFVGSSLMFLKEGDRVSVRDLSRGLIVDSGNDACVALADYIAGGQPQFVAMMNNYVKKLNLQDTHFETVHGLDAPGQHSSAYDLAVLSRAIIHGEPEFYHMYSEKSLTWNGITQQNRNGLLWDKTMNVDGLKTGHTSGAGFNLIASAVDGQRRLIAVVMGANSPKGREEQARKLLHWGQQHFDTVQILRSGKQVGTERIWYGDKENIALGTEHDFWMALPKAEIPNIKAKYILDKKELEAPLAAHQRVGEIELYDRDKLVAHWPLVTLEAVGKGGVFSRLSDYFHHKV; from the coding sequence ATGCTGTTGAAACCCCGTCAGTTTATTGCCGCTTCTTTACTTGTGATGAATCTCTCTTCTGCGTTTGCCGCTACTTCGGCCAATTTTGCTCCCCCTCCGCCCAGCATCGAGGCCGGTTCGTGGGTGCTTATGGATTACACCACGGGGCAAATTCTCACGGCGGGTAATGAACATCAGCAGCGCAATCCTGCCAGCCTGACCAAACTGATGACCGGCTATGTGGTCGACCGCGCCATTGACAGCCAGCGCATTACGCCGGATGACATAGTCACGGTGGGACGCGACGCGTGGGCGAAGGACAATCCGGTCTTTGTTGGATCCTCGTTGATGTTCCTCAAAGAAGGTGATCGGGTATCCGTGCGCGATTTAAGCCGTGGACTGATTGTTGATTCCGGTAACGACGCCTGCGTTGCGCTGGCTGACTATATCGCCGGTGGGCAGCCGCAGTTTGTCGCCATGATGAATAATTACGTTAAGAAGCTTAATTTGCAGGATACCCATTTTGAGACGGTTCACGGACTGGATGCCCCCGGTCAGCACAGCTCGGCTTACGATCTGGCGGTGTTGTCCCGGGCTATCATTCATGGCGAGCCTGAGTTCTATCATATGTACAGTGAGAAAAGCCTCACCTGGAACGGTATTACACAACAGAACCGTAACGGGCTGCTGTGGGACAAAACCATGAACGTCGATGGGCTGAAAACCGGGCACACTTCGGGCGCGGGCTTCAACCTGATTGCCTCAGCGGTGGATGGCCAGCGGCGACTGATTGCCGTAGTGATGGGGGCGAATAGCCCGAAAGGGCGTGAGGAGCAGGCGCGCAAACTGCTGCACTGGGGGCAACAACATTTCGACACGGTGCAGATCCTGCGCAGCGGTAAGCAGGTTGGAACGGAGCGCATCTGGTACGGCGATAAAGAGAACATCGCGTTGGGCACCGAGCACGATTTCTGGATGGCGCTGCCGAAGGCAGAAATCCCGAACATCAAAGCGAAGTACATCCTCGATAAGAAGGAACTGGAAGCACCGCTCGCCGCGCATCAACGGGTCGGCGAAATTGAACTCTACGACCGTGACAAACTGGTTGCTCACTGGCCTCTGGTGACACTGGAAGCCGTTGGGAAGGGGGGCGTTTTCTCCCGCCTGAGCGACTACTTTCACCATAAAGTCTGA
- the sbmC gene encoding DNA gyrase inhibitor SbmC — protein sequence MNYEIRNVDKRTVAGFHLVGPWDQKVKQGFDQLMVWVDGKQVVAQEWIAVYFDNPDEVPAEKLRCSTVVSVPADFVIPENSEGVTLSEIDGGYYATAVARVDNGDFATPWHQLFNSLMQDQTYEMTCKPCFEVYLNNGCEDGYWDIEMYISVQPTTK from the coding sequence ATGAACTACGAGATCAGAAATGTTGATAAACGCACCGTTGCAGGTTTCCACCTGGTGGGGCCGTGGGATCAGAAGGTGAAACAGGGCTTTGACCAACTGATGGTGTGGGTGGATGGCAAGCAGGTTGTCGCGCAGGAATGGATCGCCGTTTACTTCGACAATCCGGATGAAGTGCCCGCCGAAAAACTGCGCTGTAGTACGGTTGTTTCTGTGCCCGCCGATTTTGTTATACCGGAAAACAGTGAAGGCGTGACGCTCAGCGAAATCGACGGCGGTTACTACGCCACGGCGGTTGCGCGCGTTGATAATGGTGACTTTGCGACGCCATGGCATCAGTTATTTAATAGCCTGATGCAGGATCAAACGTATGAAATGACGTGCAAACCCTGCTTTGAAGTCTATCTGAACAACGGTTGCGAAGACGGTTACTGGGATATTGAGATGTATATATCGGTGCAACCTACCACGAAGTAA